Proteins co-encoded in one Oreochromis aureus strain Israel breed Guangdong linkage group 3, ZZ_aureus, whole genome shotgun sequence genomic window:
- the LOC120436440 gene encoding myelin-oligodendrocyte glycoprotein-like — protein MLLISVFLCFSVIWTSLSKDPDEVITVKQGEDVTLECWGFADAPIELLEWSRPELTDYVFYYREQRSYENYQHPSYKGRVKLRDPEMKNGDVSVILKEVTFNDAGRYECLVGTRRTRDKWSSISVRVEQTTKDTSGGGNTERENRDVGGNMKREKWRVPQIAAIVITVIVATTLILLIGAVVVVGVQQVPY, from the exons ATGTTGCTCATAtctgttttcctttgcttttcgGTGATCTGGACTTCACTTTCAAAAG ATCCAGATGAGGTGATCACAGTGAAGCAGGGAGAGGACGTCACTCTCGAGTGTTGGGGTTTTGCAGATGCTCCCATCGAGCTGCTGGAGTGGAGCAGACCTGAGCTGACAGACTACGTGTTTTACTACAGAGAGCAGCGCTCCTATGAAAACTATCAGCATCCGTCTTACAAAGGCCGGGTGAAGCTGAGAGACCCGGAGATGAAGAATGGAGACGTTTCAGTGATTCTAAAGGAAGTCACCTTCAATGATGCGGGCAGATATGAGTGTTTGGTTGGAACGAGGAGAACGAGAGACAAGTGGAGCTCCATCAGTGTCAGGGTGGAACAGACTACTAAAGATACCTCGGGTGGAGGAAACACTGAGAGAGAAAACAGGGATGTTGGAGGGAACatgaagagagaaaagtggCGTGTTCCACAGATAGCAGCCATAGTGATTACAGTGATTGTAGCAACCACACTGATTTTACTgattggggcagttgttgttgtgggggtACAGCAGGTTCCCTACTAA